The Euphorbia lathyris chromosome 8, ddEupLath1.1, whole genome shotgun sequence genome has a window encoding:
- the LOC136203287 gene encoding protein TIME FOR COFFEE-like, with the protein MSMASWPIGLPHIGENDIFGICRYMTPLQVVLSMDGNVVPSAAIQAPHLLFNQPRLKRWEIHCYIARNIHYHQQLTRINPLWSAATGSTLQYEVKACNVNVVPFTELRGGNSMQDKGQHLAIFPGRTRKEMCSPTNIIDIAQRK; encoded by the exons ATGTCTATGGCAAGTTGGCCTATTGGGCTTCCTCATATAGGG GAAAATGACATTTTTGGAATCTGTAGATATATGACACCACTTCAAGTAGTTTTATCAATGGATGGAAATGTTGTACCTTCTGCAGCTATACAG GCGCCTCATTTGCTTTTTAACCAACCAAGACTGAAAAGGTGGGAAATCCATTGCTATATTGCGAGGAATATTCATTATCACCAACAATTGACAAGGATAAATCCTTTATGGTCAGCTGCTACTGGTTCTACTTTACAATATGAGGTAAAGGCATGCAATGTGAATGTAGTGCCTTTTACTGAATTGCGAGGCGGGAACTCTATGCAAGATAAGGGGCAGCATCTAGCCATCTTTCCAGGCCGCACTAGGAAGGAAATGTGTTCTCCTACCAACATTATAGATATAGCACAAAGAAAGTAG